A region from the Oceanispirochaeta sp. M1 genome encodes:
- a CDS encoding RNA polymerase sigma factor RpoD/SigA has protein sequence MAYTKYNDDSNILSIYLKEINKIPLLTREEEDDIARKAVSGDQIAKDKLVRANLRFVVNVSKKYQNQGLPLDDLISEGNIGLINAIEKYDPDKGYHFISYAVWWIRQSILKAIYEKSRMIRLPLNRANELVQIEKVRKELTKVNGEDPDAEEIASNVGVSVADVKKLMNISRDLVSLEAPAMGEDSVLGDFIEDDQYQAPDAYVMEQLLSEDINLALETLTDKESEILERRFGLNGKKPLSLKEIGDQFGLTKERIRQIEKKAIIRLQHPSRTQYLDAYVA, from the coding sequence ATGGCCTACACAAAATACAACGACGACAGCAACATACTTTCTATATACCTTAAAGAAATAAATAAAATCCCCCTTCTTACAAGAGAAGAGGAAGATGACATAGCAAGAAAAGCAGTAAGCGGAGATCAGATTGCAAAAGACAAACTAGTACGTGCAAACCTGAGATTTGTAGTTAATGTTTCCAAAAAATATCAGAACCAGGGTCTTCCTCTTGATGATTTGATCAGTGAAGGTAATATCGGACTGATTAATGCCATCGAAAAATATGATCCGGATAAGGGCTATCATTTTATATCTTATGCCGTGTGGTGGATAAGACAGTCCATCCTTAAAGCCATCTATGAAAAATCAAGAATGATTCGCCTCCCTCTCAATAGAGCTAATGAACTGGTTCAGATCGAGAAGGTGAGAAAAGAACTGACAAAGGTCAACGGAGAAGATCCTGATGCAGAAGAAATTGCCTCCAATGTAGGCGTTTCTGTGGCTGATGTAAAGAAATTGATGAATATATCCCGTGATCTTGTATCACTTGAAGCTCCGGCAATGGGTGAAGACAGTGTTCTTGGTGATTTTATCGAAGATGATCAGTATCAGGCACCCGATGCTTATGTTATGGAACAGCTTCTTTCAGAAGATATCAATTTAGCTCTTGAAACTCTTACAGACAAAGAATCGGAAATACTGGAACGCAGATTTGGTCTTAACGGTAAAAAGCCTCTTTCCCTAAAGGAAATCGGTGATCAGTTCGGTCTGACAAAGGAAAGAATCAGACAAATTGAGAAAAAAGCCATAATAAGACTGCAGCATCCCTCAAGAACTCAGTATCTTGATGCATATGTTGCCTGA
- a CDS encoding co-chaperone GroES: MTIKPLGDRVLLKVVEAETKTASGLYIPETAQEKTQTATVVAIGDDKDLITVKVGDKVMYDKYAGTTISIDDVDHLIIKMQDVIAIVE; the protein is encoded by the coding sequence ATGACAATTAAACCTTTAGGCGATCGCGTTCTACTGAAAGTTGTAGAAGCAGAAACTAAAACAGCATCAGGTCTGTATATTCCTGAAACTGCTCAGGAAAAGACACAGACTGCTACTGTAGTAGCTATCGGTGATGATAAAGACCTGATCACAGTAAAAGTTGGTGATAAGGTAATGTATGATAAATACGCCGGAACCACCATTAGTATCGATGATGTTGATCACCTGATCATAAAGATGCAGGATGTCATCGCTATTGTAGAATAA
- a CDS encoding dihydroorotate dehydrogenase-like protein: MADLSTKYMGLELKNPFIISSSGLTDSVEKVKKAAAAGAGAVVLKSLFEEDIANAAAKDGSLDTYSIHPEAMEYINHLGMLQQPDAYLEFVEQSVQAVDIPVIASLNCYSDEWWLDYAQRIEKMGAHGIELNIALVPVSVKDSPEEVEAKILSIVKKAVSALNIPVSVKIGSFFSSLPEIVNKIRQAGASAVVLFNRFYRPDIDIETLEFKMGNPLSNEDDYSTVLRWTGILSDLVDCDFSATTGIHSASSAIKLILAGANTVQFCSVLYKKGVGELSAIIKETEEWMDRKEFEKISDFYSLLSLEDDEEKKYYQRVQYVKALKGIK; this comes from the coding sequence ATGGCTGATCTTAGTACTAAATATATGGGACTTGAATTAAAAAATCCCTTTATTATATCCAGTTCCGGTCTGACAGATTCGGTGGAAAAAGTTAAAAAAGCTGCGGCAGCAGGTGCCGGTGCTGTGGTTCTTAAATCTCTTTTCGAAGAGGATATTGCAAATGCTGCAGCTAAAGACGGTTCACTTGATACCTATTCAATTCATCCCGAAGCCATGGAATACATCAATCATCTGGGAATGCTTCAGCAGCCCGATGCATATCTGGAATTTGTTGAGCAGTCTGTGCAGGCAGTAGATATACCTGTCATTGCCAGTCTTAACTGCTACAGTGACGAATGGTGGCTCGATTATGCTCAGCGTATTGAAAAAATGGGTGCCCACGGTATTGAACTGAATATTGCTCTGGTTCCAGTCTCTGTTAAAGACAGCCCTGAAGAGGTGGAAGCTAAGATTCTCTCAATAGTAAAAAAAGCTGTTAGTGCTCTAAATATTCCGGTCTCTGTCAAAATTGGATCTTTTTTCAGTTCTCTTCCTGAGATCGTAAATAAAATACGTCAGGCAGGTGCCTCGGCGGTTGTACTTTTTAACCGTTTTTACAGACCCGATATCGATATTGAAACTCTTGAGTTTAAAATGGGTAACCCCCTCTCCAATGAGGATGATTACAGTACAGTTCTCCGTTGGACCGGTATCCTTTCTGATCTTGTTGACTGTGATTTTTCTGCAACAACAGGGATTCACAGTGCTTCATCTGCTATTAAGCTTATTCTCGCGGGTGCCAATACTGTACAGTTTTGTTCAGTGCTGTATAAAAAAGGTGTAGGGGAACTTTCAGCCATTATTAAAGAAACAGAAGAGTGGATGGATAGAAAGGAATTTGAAAAAATCTCTGATTTCTACAGTCTTCTCAGTCTTGAAGATGATGAAGAGAAAAAATATTACCAGAGAGTTCAATATGTGAAGGCTTTGAAGGGTATTAAATAA
- a CDS encoding helicase C-terminal domain-containing protein codes for MMPTDLTGRFRADVHDKMFADIEECDGNEVLWVGTIDEDKVVSAVKTAARGHESAVPAVMEHMEKGDVIIHNHPSGILRPSDADLTQASMLGNQGIGFYIVNNSIDAVYVVVEPVLYSPDVLLDEKELSGILAPGGPLDEIDPYYEERPCQIELLETITRGFNEEKIVVAEAGTGVGKSFSYLVPALKWADANEQRVVISTATINLQQQLMEKDLPLAQKLCGTDVKAVLVKGRRNYLCRNRLSEALEENSLFREKSDLLLQIKDWGESSPTGSISELPFLPPDEIWSRVCSDADACFGARCRYFENCFVMKSRREAAAAGILVVNHHMYFADMSLRISGLGFEGTVLLPHYHKVIFDEAHNIENSATSYFSEEYNRIQLMKYLQRLYKQRKGRSGGILIRLEAIQPPPEGVLFPELLRDLRAQAEILDALAFDFFPGESTVRLQDNSHPDYLRKIREPLLLTREKLSQFIGFLNKWYDLIREEDQENTVVLEFKMILNRLNKYSVFLNKFSQFDAEDEDGVFWLEKKVRDGKSFIRFLITPLDISGWMKSGIYDSYSSVVFTSATLTMDNKFSYWQRRVGLDQQISERLVSRQFASPFPYKENVLLGLPEDIPEPSAPEYREVLMQSIRKLLQSNEGRALVLFTSYELLKYCYDNILEDWSLPEVSLLRQGSEDRARLLNHFTQDIQSVLFATDSFWEGVDTPGESLRLVILCKLPFRVPTDPVYQARLEAIEKRGGNPFRELSLPEAVMKFRQGFGRLMRRKTDRGAVIVLDSRVINKNYGTVFLRSLPETLRSRKRFDTVLEDMENFIYEI; via the coding sequence ATGATGCCCACTGATCTTACCGGCCGTTTTAGAGCCGATGTACATGACAAGATGTTTGCAGATATAGAGGAATGTGACGGAAACGAAGTCCTCTGGGTCGGGACTATCGATGAAGACAAAGTTGTCTCGGCAGTAAAAACAGCGGCTCGTGGACACGAGAGTGCTGTACCCGCGGTAATGGAGCATATGGAGAAGGGAGATGTGATTATTCATAATCACCCTTCAGGGATTCTGAGACCCAGTGATGCCGATCTTACTCAGGCTTCAATGCTTGGAAACCAGGGTATCGGCTTTTATATTGTGAATAACTCAATAGATGCAGTTTACGTCGTTGTAGAGCCCGTACTATACAGCCCTGATGTTCTGCTTGATGAGAAAGAACTTTCAGGTATTCTCGCTCCCGGGGGGCCTCTGGATGAGATCGATCCTTATTATGAGGAGAGACCCTGTCAGATAGAACTTCTGGAAACAATCACCAGAGGATTCAACGAGGAAAAAATTGTTGTAGCCGAGGCTGGTACTGGGGTCGGAAAATCTTTTTCTTATCTTGTTCCGGCACTTAAATGGGCAGATGCCAATGAACAGCGTGTTGTTATTTCCACAGCCACCATAAACCTTCAGCAACAGCTGATGGAGAAGGATCTTCCTCTGGCTCAGAAACTGTGCGGTACCGATGTAAAGGCTGTACTTGTTAAAGGCCGTAGGAATTATCTATGTAGAAACCGTCTCTCCGAAGCCCTGGAGGAGAACTCACTCTTCAGAGAAAAGAGTGATCTCCTTCTTCAGATCAAGGACTGGGGAGAGAGCAGTCCCACAGGCAGTATCTCTGAACTTCCATTTCTTCCTCCCGATGAAATCTGGTCCAGAGTCTGCAGCGATGCGGATGCCTGTTTCGGGGCACGCTGCCGATATTTTGAAAATTGTTTTGTAATGAAGTCGAGAAGGGAAGCTGCTGCCGCCGGTATACTGGTTGTCAATCATCATATGTACTTTGCAGATATGTCTCTCAGGATAAGCGGTCTCGGTTTTGAAGGGACTGTTCTGTTACCCCATTACCATAAAGTAATATTTGATGAAGCACATAATATTGAAAACAGTGCTACCAGTTATTTTTCTGAAGAGTACAACAGAATCCAGTTGATGAAATATCTGCAGCGTCTATATAAGCAGAGAAAAGGCCGCTCCGGTGGAATCCTTATTCGACTTGAAGCCATTCAGCCCCCTCCAGAGGGGGTGCTTTTTCCCGAGCTCCTCAGAGACCTGAGAGCACAGGCAGAAATACTTGATGCTCTGGCATTTGATTTCTTTCCCGGTGAATCAACAGTAAGACTTCAGGATAACAGTCATCCCGATTATCTGAGGAAAATCAGGGAACCCCTGCTGCTTACAAGAGAAAAATTGTCACAGTTTATTGGATTTTTGAATAAGTGGTACGATCTGATCCGTGAAGAGGATCAGGAAAATACTGTGGTTCTTGAGTTTAAAATGATACTGAACCGCCTAAATAAATATTCAGTTTTTCTGAATAAGTTCAGCCAGTTTGATGCTGAAGATGAGGATGGGGTTTTCTGGCTGGAAAAGAAGGTGCGGGACGGTAAGTCTTTTATCCGTTTTCTGATCACTCCCCTTGATATATCCGGCTGGATGAAATCCGGAATATATGATTCCTACAGCTCTGTTGTTTTCACATCGGCTACTCTGACCATGGATAATAAGTTTAGTTACTGGCAGAGAAGAGTGGGGTTGGATCAGCAGATTTCCGAGCGTCTTGTCTCCAGACAGTTTGCTTCACCCTTTCCTTATAAGGAAAATGTGCTCCTGGGGCTTCCTGAAGATATACCTGAACCTTCTGCCCCTGAGTACCGTGAAGTGCTGATGCAGTCTATCAGAAAGCTTCTGCAGAGCAATGAGGGTAGGGCTTTAGTTCTGTTCACTTCCTATGAACTGCTGAAATATTGTTACGACAATATCCTTGAAGACTGGTCTTTGCCGGAAGTAAGTCTGCTAAGACAAGGCAGTGAGGATCGGGCAAGGCTGCTTAATCATTTTACTCAAGATATTCAAAGTGTACTGTTTGCCACAGATTCCTTCTGGGAGGGAGTCGATACTCCCGGTGAATCCCTGCGCCTGGTTATTCTATGCAAACTTCCTTTTCGGGTCCCTACGGATCCTGTATATCAGGCCAGGCTTGAAGCCATTGAGAAGAGGGGTGGGAATCCATTCCGAGAGCTTTCTCTGCCTGAGGCTGTAATGAAGTTTCGCCAGGGATTCGGTAGGCTGATGCGCCGCAAGACAGACAGAGGCGCTGTTATTGTTTTGGATTCGAGGGTTATCAATAAAAACTATGGAACGGTTTTTCTCCGCTCCCTCCCCGAAACCTTACGATCAAGGAAAAGATTTGATACTGTATTGGAAGATATGGAGAATTTTATTTATGAAATATGA
- a CDS encoding ATP-binding protein: MEDNIKSDSKRFPYGAINNKKSLSSIFILLGTVSSLYLCAFYIPVLGRSIIQGWVILSAWTLIVFIRKTDHFYRSEVLTLISYVYFAATSLYLMHLVSLEQTFFFTENMAVQFWHGTGIIESFGLAAIIYLHYRKISLVHCAVFCIVLPIIIIVMISTGFFPACVSVSGGFTIYMKISSVMISILFLLGIYSVFTFFKSGNNKSDLLISTAFLLSACSIFIFALNEGRFHSLIIISYILKALAYHSLYRGVFLEAVLSPLKDLRNTEAELRKDQFFYTQTLAAVKDGMFRYYPKRDLLEVSSIWEEMTGHSLTDHTGNNSYLRELFTQEDQKKLTSALKSADKDGTPLKEEFLVNHKDGSRFWVLMRGRMGIDYDGKPCLIGMMTDISWRKKIEKELILSKEKAEESNRLKTSFLANISHEIRTPLNVILGFTGLLIKDLPDDENTEERLNHIQLIRQSSNQLISIISDIIDISRIQNESISLQIQKVNIQSLLQNLYTVYRKLMDDRAKKEIRLCWSLPDEMSENIYLNTDIERFHQIWQNLLNNAMKFIEYGQISFGIFSYDPELNNIVFFVEDTGPGISSGKDQIIFERFRQGEEGLARRYGGSGLGLSICWEILQQMKGDIKLDRSYAQGARFLFTLPEYSHDAH; encoded by the coding sequence ATGGAAGATAACATAAAGTCAGACTCTAAAAGATTTCCCTATGGGGCAATTAATAATAAAAAATCACTATCATCCATATTTATATTGCTTGGTACTGTCAGCTCTTTATATCTTTGTGCATTTTATATTCCTGTTCTCGGTCGTTCCATAATTCAGGGCTGGGTAATTCTATCTGCATGGACTCTTATCGTTTTTATACGAAAAACCGACCATTTTTACAGGTCGGAGGTTCTGACTCTTATAAGCTATGTATATTTTGCAGCGACTTCCCTTTATCTGATGCATTTGGTCAGTCTGGAGCAGACTTTCTTTTTTACTGAAAATATGGCTGTACAGTTCTGGCATGGTACAGGAATTATTGAGAGTTTCGGTCTGGCTGCAATCATTTATTTGCATTATAGGAAAATCTCCCTCGTTCATTGTGCGGTTTTCTGTATTGTGCTGCCCATAATTATCATTGTAATGATATCAACTGGATTTTTTCCTGCCTGCGTGTCTGTATCCGGCGGCTTCACAATTTACATGAAAATCAGTTCTGTCATGATCTCAATACTTTTTCTTCTTGGGATATACTCTGTATTCACATTTTTCAAGAGTGGAAATAATAAATCTGATCTTCTAATTTCAACTGCATTTTTACTTTCTGCCTGTTCTATTTTTATTTTTGCATTGAATGAGGGCAGATTTCATTCTCTGATAATCATCAGTTATATTCTCAAGGCACTGGCGTATCACAGTCTCTATAGAGGAGTCTTTCTTGAGGCTGTCCTCAGTCCCCTCAAGGATCTGAGGAATACAGAAGCCGAATTGAGGAAGGACCAGTTCTTTTATACACAGACTCTTGCCGCCGTAAAAGACGGCATGTTCCGTTATTATCCAAAAAGAGATCTGCTGGAGGTCTCCTCAATCTGGGAGGAGATGACAGGGCACAGTCTCACAGACCATACAGGCAATAACAGTTATCTGCGTGAACTTTTTACACAGGAAGACCAGAAGAAGCTGACAAGTGCATTAAAAAGTGCTGATAAGGATGGAACTCCGTTGAAAGAAGAGTTCCTTGTTAATCATAAAGACGGAAGCAGATTCTGGGTGCTTATGCGTGGCAGAATGGGAATTGATTACGATGGTAAACCCTGCCTTATCGGGATGATGACAGATATTTCCTGGCGGAAGAAGATCGAAAAGGAACTTATCCTCTCCAAAGAGAAGGCTGAAGAGAGTAATCGTCTTAAAACAAGTTTTCTGGCAAATATATCTCATGAAATAAGAACACCCCTCAATGTAATTCTCGGGTTTACAGGACTTCTTATTAAAGATCTTCCGGATGATGAAAATACCGAAGAACGTCTCAATCATATTCAGCTGATACGACAAAGTTCAAATCAGCTGATTTCTATTATCTCAGATATTATTGATATTTCCAGGATTCAGAATGAAAGCATCTCATTGCAGATACAGAAGGTTAACATACAGAGTCTTTTGCAGAATCTTTATACTGTTTACAGAAAACTGATGGATGACAGAGCCAAAAAAGAGATCAGGCTGTGCTGGAGTCTTCCTGATGAGATGTCTGAGAATATTTATCTGAATACAGATATAGAACGTTTTCATCAGATATGGCAGAATCTGCTGAATAATGCCATGAAATTTATTGAGTACGGACAAATTTCATTTGGGATTTTTTCATATGATCCTGAATTGAATAATATAGTTTTTTTTGTCGAGGACACAGGTCCTGGAATCTCTTCTGGAAAAGATCAGATTATATTTGAACGATTCCGGCAGGGGGAAGAGGGGCTGGCCCGGCGTTATGGCGGAAGCGGTCTTGGACTAAGCATCTGCTGGGAAATTCTTCAGCAGATGAAAGGTGATATCAAGCTGGACAGAAGCTATGCACAGGGTGCCCGTTTTCTCTTTACATTACCGGAGTACAGCCATGATGCCCACTGA